GCAATAATGAGATTAACTTACATGCGATTATTACATCGCAAATAATTCCACAAAAACAACAGGCTGTTGACCTAACAATATCCCACTGGATCTCTTTTGACCATTAATTGCATAGCTTAGTCCTGTGTATCAAGCCAAGATAAAAATGCGTCAAACCATAACTTATCCGAAGTTTTGTTAATTAATCCAAAACCGTGTCCCCCTTGCTCAAAGGTATAAAGCTTGTTGGGTACTTTTGACTTGTCCAGAGCAGCAATCATTCTATAACTGTTTTCTATCGGTACAGCTGTATCGTCTTTGGCATGTACAAAGAAAACCGGACAAACTTCAGGAGATACCTGCAAATTGGAAGAAAAAAGGTTAATTTGGTCTTCTGAAGGGTTTTCTCCGATGAGATTTATACGCGAACCTTTGTGTGTGATATCATTTTGCATAGAGATTACAGGATAAATTAATCCAGCAAAATCAGGTCTTAGGGATACATGTGAAGGATTCACTATATAGTCTTTCTTAAACTTCGTTATTAAGGTGGAAGCCAAATGTCCGCCTGCGGAAAATCCGATAACCCCCACCTTTCGAAGTCCGGGGTGCAGGGTTCTGATCAATTGCATTGCCCGCTGCGCGTCCTGAAGAGGCCCTATAGATTTGTCACGCATGATATTCAGCGAAGGCAATCGATATTGCAAAACATATGCCGAATACCCATTTTTCACCAACTCTTTAGCAACGGCATGTCCCTCATGATCCATTGCGATATGAGCATACCCGCCCCCAGGAATAACCAGTACGGCGATATTTTTATCGACACTTTTATCTGCTGTATAGGCAAATAGCTTGGGGACGTTCTTTTCTAAATTTACCTGCTCTTTATCAGTCGCATTTGGAATAGAATCTGCATAAAGGTTGATTGCCTCCTGCGCTTTAACAAGCGAGATCAAGGAACATAAAATCATAAAAACTTTTTTCATTTAAATAACATTTAAAAAAGATCGCAAAATTATATTTACTAGAAATATCCTTCCATTTTACATGCAACATCTGCATGGAGTAGATCAAGAAGCAGCTGGATACGCTTAGAATTTATAACGAAGAGACGACTAATAAATCTAAATCCTTTGCTGTCATATTAAACCTGGAGGCCATATCTATATTCGTCAGATTACCTTGATACAAATAAATGGAACTTCGAATACCAGGGTTCTTCCAAATGGCATTTTTCAATCCCCCG
The DNA window shown above is from Sphingobacterium thalpophilum and carries:
- a CDS encoding alpha/beta hydrolase produces the protein MKKVFMILCSLISLVKAQEAINLYADSIPNATDKEQVNLEKNVPKLFAYTADKSVDKNIAVLVIPGGGYAHIAMDHEGHAVAKELVKNGYSAYVLQYRLPSLNIMRDKSIGPLQDAQRAMQLIRTLHPGLRKVGVIGFSAGGHLASTLITKFKKDYIVNPSHVSLRPDFAGLIYPVISMQNDITHKGSRINLIGENPSEDQINLFSSNLQVSPEVCPVFFVHAKDDTAVPIENSYRMIAALDKSKVPNKLYTFEQGGHGFGLINKTSDKLWFDAFLSWLDTQD